AATCTGCCTGATGCGTTCACGGGTAACGCCGAACACCTGCCCTACTTCCTCCAGAGTGCGGGTCCGACCATCCTCAAGTCCAAAGCGCAGCCGGAGCACATTCTCTTCACGCTCGGTGAGCGTATCCAGCACTTCCTCCAGCTGTTCCTTCAGCAGCTCAAACGCCGCGGCATCTGCCGGAGCCAATGCGTCCTGATCCTCAATGAAATCACCTAGGTTGGAGTCGCTCTCCTCGCCGACCGGCGTTTCCAGGGACACAGGTTCTTGGGATACCTTCTGGATCTCACGTACTTTTTCCGGCGTGATATCCATCTCTTTACCGATTTCTTCTGGTGTCGGTTCGCGCCCCAGCTCCTGAAGGAGCTGCCTGGAGACACGGACGAGCTTATTAATCGTCTCTACCATATGCACCGGAATCCGGATCGTTCTTGCTTGGTCAGCGATCGAGCGGGTTATCGCCTGGCGTATCCACCAGGTGGCATACGTACTAAACTTAAAGCCCTTGGAGTAATCGAACTTCTCCACCGCTTTGATCAGGCCCATATTGCCTTCTTGTATCAGATCAAGGAACTGCATTCCCCGACCAGCATAGCGTCTTGCTATACTTACAACGAGACGAAGATTCGCTTCGGCCAAACGGCGTTTCGCTTCTTCGTCTCCCTCCTCTATTCGTTTGGACAGTTCCACTTCTTCATCGGCTGTAAGGAGGGGAACCCGACCGATTTCTTTCAGGTACATGCGAACCGGATCGCTAATCTTGATGCCTGGTGGAAGTGAGAGATCGTCATGAACCGAAAAATCCTCTGTCGGAGAATTAGCCGCTTTCTCTGTATCCGTAACCTCTCGTTCCAATGCAAAATCCGCACTTTGACGGTTCTCCATTCTATGCCCCCCTGTTGACAATCCCATATTTTCATGCTAATCTAGCATTAGGTTATTATGACATTAAGCCAATAGTTATTTATCCTTCATTCTAGCATATTTTTTACACTATATCAACTTCTAATATATTCTAGTTCATCTCACCCGATCTCACCCTGAGATCGGGTTTTTTATGCTCCAAATCTGCCTTATGGAACTAGTCATTGCCTCTTCGAACAAGTACAAGTTCATCGTCTTACACTACATATGCTACGTTTATTTAAGCTGATCTAGTACAGCTTTCGTTTGCTGATTCAACGATTTCACATCGGGAGACTTCGCGGGCTCATCGCTCAGCTGATATTTGTGCTTTAGTTCAAGCGTTGCCCTCACCCGGTCGTTCAGCATCTCCTCCGGGATTACGCCGCTATCAACAGCCTTGGTCAATGCTTGAATGACCGCTTCTTCTAATGCATATTCATGTCCAATCAGAATCATGTTGCTCCCTGCGACGACGGACTTCACGGAAGCCTCCCCTACGTCCGTGCTGCCGGAAATAGCCCCCATTGTCATATCATCCGTTATAACGACACCTTTAAACCCCATTTCTTCCCTTAACAAATCGTTAATGACGGGTTTCGAATAGGAAGATGGCGTATCCGGATCAATGCCCTTCATCAGCAGATGCGCAACCATGACCACATCGGCCCCTTCATCAATCGCTTGTTGAAAAGGTACCAGCTCCACTTCATGCAGACGCTTTAGATCATGGTCAACAACAGGCAGACCGAGATGGGAATCGACCGAAGTATCGCCATGCCCAGGAAAATGCTTCACTACAGGAACGACACCATTCTTCTGTATCCCCTTCATGGAGGCGACCCCCTGCGCACTTACGGTTTCTGCTGTGGTGCCAAAGGCTCGATCGCCGATAACCGGATTGTTCGGGTTGCTATGAATATCCAGCACCGGGGCAAAAACCATATTGAGTCCGACTCCCGACACCTTTTGCGCGATAAGACCACCAACACGATTGGTCAGTGCAAGATCCCCGTTGCTTCCGATTTTGCCGCTTGACGGCAGCTTCACATATTCATCGGGAAAACGGGTAACCCGTCCACCCTCCTCATCAATACTCAGCCATAGCGGCACAGGATTCACGGCATTTGCCTTCTTCAGCTCATTCAATAGGTCTACTGACTGCTGTACGCTATCGATATTATCCTTAAAAAGGATAAATCCGCCTACATGGTAATCCTCCAGCAATCTGCGCGAGGTATCATCCAAGGCAGTCCCTTCAATTCCAACCAGCACCAGCTGGCCGATCTTCTCCTTGACGGTCATGCTATTCAGAAGCTCAGCTACCGCATCTTCAGGCTCGTTCTCAGGCAATTTCCCGTCCTCGCCTTCGTTGTCCGTGCTGCCTGATGAAGACGTTGACCCGTCTTCATTATCTGGAGAAGGAGTCTGCGGCTCCTGCACTTGCTCCGAAGGCGAAGCTCCTGGTCCGTTGTCCCCAGGGTTGCTTGGTTCGGCTTCGCCCCGACAACCTGCCACAGCCAATAGCAAGATGACAACCAGCATCGTTAAGCACATCCATTTTGTCCTACGCTTCAACTTGTCACCTTCCTTCAAATTCACACTATTATATTCGTCCTCTGTTCCACAGAGTCCTTCCATCATAACATGATTTCCTTACAGCCCAAACCAAGCCTAAGCTGCCCGCCTAAGAAAGAAAAAAGAGCCGCATCGACAACGGCCCTTCTTCGCCTATTTAAGCAGTCCAAGCTTACGGGCTTGCTCCTCGGTTAATATAAACTGCTCCGTGTCCCATACTTCATCCTCATCCGTTCTTCCGAACATCAGCATGATATCTTCCCATATATTCTTTTGCATCGCCTCAGCTTGCGTGATAATCACTTTCATGTGAACGTCATTCCTTTCCTTGGAATCATCTCCTACTACATATACAACCATCACAGGTCGTATAGAATCGAAAAACAAACAAAAGCCTGCAGATAGTATCTGCAGGCAGGAACTGTACTATAACTAGGAATAAGCAGGATGATATTTAATCCACGACATCGCAATGGTGCCCTCGCCGGCATGGATGCCCGCAACGGGAATAAAGGTCATAATTTCGGTTTTCAACGCCGGATGGGCCCCGCTAATTTCCTTCTGGATTTCTTCGGCCTCTTCTACGTTGTTTGCGTGCATGATGCAGACCTTTTTAATTTTCTGTAAATCCAGTTTCATAAGTTCCAGCATTCTCTGCTTGGCCTTCTTGAACGTTCGGATCTTCTCTTCCACAATGACTTTGCCTTCATCAAAACGCAGCAGCAGATGAATGCGGAGCAGATTGCTGAGAAGAAGCTGGGTGCCGGATACCCGACCGCTGCTGTGAAGCCGGTGCAGGCTTGCCGGAATAAGGTAGAACGACATGTTTTGCACCATGGACTGGATTTTATCTTTTATCATCTGCACGGTATCCCCTTGGCTATGCCAGTGAATCCCGGACATGATCATTTCGCGTACCGGAAACGCTCCCGCTTGAGAATCGATGCCAACCACGGGTACCTCGGCAATCTCTGCTGCCTGCATAGATGAATTCAATGTTCCGCTGAGCTCGGATGAACAGTGAATGGCGATAATATCATCATACTTCACTTTCAGGGATTCATATAATTCGATGAATTCACCGATTGGAGGTTGTGAACTGCTGACTTTCGGTTCATCTTTCATTCTTTCATAAAAGGTCTCTGCCGAGATGTCAATTCCTTCCCTGTACGCCTCCTGTCCAAGTATCAACCTCAAAGGTACAATATAAATATGATTTTCCTTGGCGAATTCAGGATCGATTGTACTCGTGCTGTCGGTTACCCAAGCTATGGATCTCATTATCGTGTTCACGTCTCGCTTTCGTGTAGTAAGAAGTAGGAAAGGAAGCGATTTAAGCCTCTAAATTCATCATATCTTACCCTTACAGCGCATTGCAAACGAAAGGAATGTGATTTCATATCCTACACATAGGTTCGCCACACAAAAGCCTTATTTTCGCTCTGCGTTATACCCCTTTTCTCCAAAAGGTTCCAGCTGTTCAATCCAATATGCCTCCCGTTTGCTGACCGCGTCCTTCAGATCATAGAACGGATCTTGCTTCGGCTCAATCGTCTCCAGAATCTCGAAGACAAAAGCATCCTCACCATACTCATTCCATTCCCGCTGAAGCGTCTTATTGTAGCTTGTTCCCATCTGCAGCTCGAATCGTTTGCCGTTCATGGTCTTCAAGTTATTCGTTCCGGCAACAAATACCTTGCCGTTCTTTGTGTTTCGAATTTGATACACGCCTGCTTCAATCTTGATTTCCTTATACATTTGATTTAGTTCCTGTCTGCGGTTCATGGCGTTAAAACCTC
Above is a window of Paenibacillus sp. FSL K6-1330 DNA encoding:
- the rpoD gene encoding RNA polymerase sigma factor RpoD, whose protein sequence is MENRQSADFALEREVTDTEKAANSPTEDFSVHDDLSLPPGIKISDPVRMYLKEIGRVPLLTADEEVELSKRIEEGDEEAKRRLAEANLRLVVSIARRYAGRGMQFLDLIQEGNMGLIKAVEKFDYSKGFKFSTYATWWIRQAITRSIADQARTIRIPVHMVETINKLVRVSRQLLQELGREPTPEEIGKEMDITPEKVREIQKVSQEPVSLETPVGEESDSNLGDFIEDQDALAPADAAAFELLKEQLEEVLDTLTEREENVLRLRFGLEDGRTRTLEEVGQVFGVTRERIRQIEAKALRKLRHPSRSKRLKDFLE
- the nagZ gene encoding beta-N-acetylhexosaminidase — its product is MKRRTKWMCLTMLVVILLLAVAGCRGEAEPSNPGDNGPGASPSEQVQEPQTPSPDNEDGSTSSSGSTDNEGEDGKLPENEPEDAVAELLNSMTVKEKIGQLVLVGIEGTALDDTSRRLLEDYHVGGFILFKDNIDSVQQSVDLLNELKKANAVNPVPLWLSIDEEGGRVTRFPDEYVKLPSSGKIGSNGDLALTNRVGGLIAQKVSGVGLNMVFAPVLDIHSNPNNPVIGDRAFGTTAETVSAQGVASMKGIQKNGVVPVVKHFPGHGDTSVDSHLGLPVVDHDLKRLHEVELVPFQQAIDEGADVVMVAHLLMKGIDPDTPSSYSKPVINDLLREEMGFKGVVITDDMTMGAISGSTDVGEASVKSVVAGSNMILIGHEYALEEAVIQALTKAVDSGVIPEEMLNDRVRATLELKHKYQLSDEPAKSPDVKSLNQQTKAVLDQLK
- a CDS encoding DegV family protein is translated as MRSIAWVTDSTSTIDPEFAKENHIYIVPLRLILGQEAYREGIDISAETFYERMKDEPKVSSSQPPIGEFIELYESLKVKYDDIIAIHCSSELSGTLNSSMQAAEIAEVPVVGIDSQAGAFPVREMIMSGIHWHSQGDTVQMIKDKIQSMVQNMSFYLIPASLHRLHSSGRVSGTQLLLSNLLRIHLLLRFDEGKVIVEEKIRTFKKAKQRMLELMKLDLQKIKKVCIMHANNVEEAEEIQKEISGAHPALKTEIMTFIPVAGIHAGEGTIAMSWIKYHPAYS
- a CDS encoding GIY-YIG nuclease family protein; translation: MNRRQELNQMYKEIKIEAGVYQIRNTKNGKVFVAGTNNLKTMNGKRFELQMGTSYNKTLQREWNEYGEDAFVFEILETIEPKQDPFYDLKDAVSKREAYWIEQLEPFGEKGYNAERK